The Euphorbia lathyris chromosome 4, ddEupLath1.1, whole genome shotgun sequence genomic interval attttatttgagattctatgattgtctctgccataatagtttttattatttgtaattttttctcttttttatcaagttgttgtcgtatgttcatattttatttatataccgtattttgttttggtcctctatcgtaattccttcattatttatcttatattttattttatttaaaaagtcgtatcctaataatagtgcatatgtactatcatattctgttactcctacaattatctcatattctagatcttgaattttaaatctaattcttatgcttttagttatgattatttctcttgtactatttggacagttataagtttgtggttcgattagttcacatttattctcatttatttggctaatatgtactaaacttttggttcatgtattaatttcagctatacagtcagttgctcgtagctcattaaataatattacttttattcgtaacttatcttcataatatgtatgtaataaatctaatgttctcggttgtcttattatttctttcttaaaacttaaccttcctccttctatcctaggtaataatttctggattggttgtagttttctagaattaaaatctatacatatttcgtctggtattgttatgatggaattttctttatgttctagtggttctaatatttcctgatataattttggtactaatatatccctatcattttgttttctgatatgatgattacctgtaagggcatatatcatttttgtttctatactaattactttacttcctgggggcattcttattccttctaatttataatagagtgttaaagctagatctttatgtttatcttctaatgagatactaaaatctggttgaattgtgaatttaagtttctgataaattaagtttcctcttactactgctattaaggcatcttggatattatctaatattctatcatctaatacatatatttgaataggagtatcgatatttttctgaaaatatgcttttatagtgaattctattcctccaaagtaaatattcctatatttctttgcttctttatgtgataatttggataattctctttttattacgtcatttgttattaaatttatccttgctctaccatttatagtagttgtatctataatattctcatgcttctgaacaatatatcgtatatttttatttctctcaaaccattttgttttaaatatcttatttacagatagctcttcagtttcatcttgtattttctgataaatatctggtttaaaacttaaagtttgagttataccaccttcataagtatccatttgatagtagatattagtattttctgtatgggtttgttctgttatttctttattctcttccattgattaaagcttgaatatgtctgtaactttcagtaattatttgtttttgaatttctattgtctcttcttgctctctatgtttttcttctaatcgttttacttcatcttctaagtcaaaaactcttttttgtaattttatcttttcaatacgcttagcatctaaagcaccttgtgctacttctaattgtctatcttttaattccataatttgtaatgctcttctacaacttataatatgttgattgatatcctgattataaattaatggtttttcagcaataatcctaagactttcaactggtatatccattatctagtgtgtataattctgaaaaatcacgattgtgaaattaattaggcatttaatcatttctacttttcttattaacattatatgcctatttagatcactagttcctatattaaggagatgttggtaatattctaataatataattaatttgcctaatagaatagaaatttctaaactattgcttaaatctaattcaattatgccGCTTGTAATTCTGTCAACTGCTTTCCTATGAATATTAAGCTGTGATGCAAacatactggtatatgaagatgacatagtgatttcaaaaagttctaactatttgtgagatccttttaaggctctgataccattttatgtggaccgttttttctgatgtgtataatgtgtgcaggatcgctcttatgaccctaaaaagggtaggaagacaaacgactgctgaagtaaacattattaaatgaaatttaacatccataatatattaaacttttaagtgtaactaatgataacaaattaatttaattagaacaagagttatagaggaactctagtatacctttcaaagcaatcctcagtggagacttctgaactctgcctgacaccctctcattatcatcatgggttatggctgtgttccagcatctctacacacctcttggattcgtctgaaggctaactattgttgctttataactctggatctttttaaactaatatgctatacggaagttaaacttaagtagttaacaactatggatgctaaaaggggaagtttagaaagccatgggtatagagagaaagaaagcttttattgctcaaagcaagttatatctcatacatcatatgtcttctccttatataggtagaagatcaaaggtgaaattaccaaaaaggagattacatcatcacaaaagttaaaagtacaaacttttaggttacacgtgtcgaatgcttcttattttgctcttccacctcaagctttacatcttgccactaatctctaatgtttccacctcatgcttcttctttggacacatgtctcttcatgtcttgccacgtgttgatcttattgccaccttttctttaggtattgacacctcgttcttatatttcttatttttcttatccatttttatctcattttctaaataaatggatcctcctcttttcctggatgggcttcttctttgggccttatggagtcaatattcatgggctcaggtcttatgggctcaattctaattaaacatgattttcttgggccatatatagattcataatgggctaatgtatctgaactatgtttatatttcttatccatcaatttcgtatgcatttctatcaaaatttgttgactcgtttcatcacccatttccattaaatagttgatagttatcatttcttcaacttctccatgattcgatctggctattatagccacctttttatttctaatatagtcttcgagtctacatttgatcgtatggattccatgtgctcgtttttctcctaaccaagatttaaaattttctaatttgcatggaatgtcccattgatggtcggaattatctacgtcaatcttagtgtttctaccagtcttaaaaatctgagcaattattatcggtttcccttctaagtccatagcagcatcaaaaatttgaacacaaaatattcctcttccaaatcttaatccaagttcgtcaatggatctgggtatgatagatgggagttttgaaacactattaaggctctcatcagtcatgactttgtccagaaatccatatcgaaatagtttctgaacaacatctggactgcagtcttctgagcatatatacctagggtatttggtcatcttaatggttctatatacggtttgactcttcttatatgtaaaaaatttcatgatattcttatatgcttctgtcatttctggagggaattgtataacctgggaggttgtgatttctgatgagttctgattaatcagcttagaatggttcaaggtggtggctcctgagagtccactagatgaagttggcagctcaattggcttcttatgaagatctcctaacaactcataagatgatctaggagtcatggttcgtatattctgattgttctgagactggagtttcttgagttcttcctcaaggttatccagaaagttctcatgatttctgatcattgccagcatctggcggttctgatttctgatttctgatattcgctggatcattatctccattcctgctcaaaaaatcagctaagatatttcgttttccagagataggtttaacaacaaaattatagcaattgaaaaaactttgccaatgccttcttttgttcagttctggtaggggatctattttatttctgataaatgctcctacttgtgtattatctgttcttatgataaattctatgggtaacaaatgatacctaaatcctttaattccatttttaacagctagtaattctttttcattgatatgataatttttctctgagggtttccaagttcctgatctatagccacatattaaaggagtttctttgtctatatcttcttttctatatgcgatgagtactgctccccacccgatatcactagcatctgtatataattctaattgatcattatctttaggtagtcttaattttgggagaacttttactgcttcttttatttttcttatagtatcagtatgagttgtcgtccattcaaatactttttgtttcttaattagctcttgcaagggttgtcgtaattttggtaagtcttttatataatctgatgcataatttattattcctagaaattgttggacttctttcttagtatctaatttttctttaaaattttcgattctagttacgatatgatcttgtagttgtaatccttcactatctattatatatcctaaatattctattttatttttaaagatttctgatttcttttcagataaaaggattccatgttgtcgtactgtttttataaatgcatctaggtgctgtaaatggtctgctatattattactgtagattaatatatcatcgacataaactacacagaagtcatttaattttctaaatatcgtatccattcgtcgttgaaatatctggggtgcatttttcaaaccaaaaggtaacacaatccattcataatgtccttgtggtgcactaaatgctgttaaaggtcttgattctttagtaagcttaatttgccaaaagccacttttacaatcaaatttactaaaccacttttttcctgataatctattaattaaatttttcttataaggtaaaaaatatccatcaaaaatcgttttcttatttagttctcgataatctattaccattcttgctttgcctctcttttgttcgctatattttcttactaagaatgccgggctactatgagggcttttactttcttgaattaattttaagtctaataattcttttatttgtatttcaaattccttttgatcatcaggactatatcttattggtctagtgcgaacaacatcattagggtttatgagttctattttagcatatatcttttctttttcccacaacgttatagggttttctccaaagttgatctttaaatggtctaaatattttTGTGGAAAAAATATTGCTGTAAATAgcattactttttattttttttcatgtgtACGGCTACTTCATGTCAGCAACTCTTCGCTTCTCTTTTTTGATAGAGCGTCATTCAAACTCGCTCTGTGGAATCCATGCACCCGGCACTACAGGAATCTTCAGGCTTGCCCTTCCAGTGTATATAATTTAGTGGTTTTGATAAATTTTGGGGGTTTTATTGATTGTATAGTGTTAATTTAGTTCAACTTAGGAAGTAGAGAAAATTGAGCATCATACTTGCTACCATTGAATCTTCTGTGGGTATATCACTTGTTATTGGATTGTCGATTCTAGTTATTGTTCGAAGATTGAAACTAAGAAATAATGGTAGCGAATTCGATGGATATATGGTGGATATACGCATCAGAAGAAATTGAAGATGCAACTAAGAATTTTGACCTAGAAAATTTCATAGGAGAAGGACCTCAGGGAAAGGTACACAAATTTCAACAATTTCAGAAATCTGAAACATCTTTCCTGATATTTCTTTTATCGTTTTATCTGCTGTTATACAGGGTTGTTTGCAAGAAGGTTCAATGGTACTACCAAAGTTTtgcttcttttttgtttttatattctTTTAGCATTTACTTTTGCGAAGAAAAGAAATGAAGGAGGAAGACAGAGAGATGAGATGGAAGGAGAGAAACCAAAGGTTAAACATGGGCATTAAATTAATGGCTTCAACCTTTTAActtctacatatatatatagatagatagcgTTGAAGTAAGTAGTGAAAATTCTGTAATCTGAGTCACTGAATACTGCAGCGATGGCAAGGAAAGAAGAAGCACCAGCGATCGGTATTGATCTTGGAACCACCTACTCATGCGTAGGCGTTTGGCAACATGGCAAAGTGGAGATCATAGTCAATGATCAGGGGTTCCGAACGACCCCTTCCTATGTTGCTTTCACTGATACCGAGCGTTTGATTGGTGATGCTGCTAAGTATCAGGTTGATATGAACCCTATCAACACTGTTTTTGGTACGTACTTCctatctaatttcttatttttatatcGGTCTGTATCAACTTAATATATTGTTATCTTCGTGATTCAGTGCGAATGGAGCTTAGATTCTATTGCTTTTGGTTTTTGGTGTTGTTGCTTTGATTCCTTTTGATGTTAGATTCCATTCAGAATCAAATggtttattagatttttaagaATTACAAATTCTGCAAAttgtgttgtttatttgatcagtTCAAAAAAATTCATACTCTTACTCTCTACAATTATATGTCTCACAGATGCGAAGCGATTGATTGGTAGAAAATACTCTGATGCCACTGTACAGAGTGACATGATGCTTTGGCCATTTACGGTAGTTGCTGGTCCTGGTGATAAGCCTATGATTGTTGTTACGTACAAGGGTGAGGAGAAACAGCTTTCTGCTGAGGAGATATCGTCTATGGTTCTTATTAAGATGCGTGAAATAGCTGAGGCCTATCTTGGAACAACAGTGAGAAATGCAGTAGTAACCGTCCCTGCTTATTTCAATGATTCCCAGCGTCAAGCAACAAAGGATGCTGGTGTCATTGCTGGCCTTAATGTTATGCGCATAATCAATGAACCTACAGCTGCAGCCATTGGCTATGGTCTTGATAACAAGGCAAGCAGCTTTAGGGAGAAGAATGTATTGATCTTTGATTTGGGTGGTGGTACTTTTGATGTCTCGCTGCTTACCATCGAAGAGGGTACGATTGAAGTCAAGTCTACTGCTGGTGACACCCATCTTGGTGGTGAAGATTTTGATAATAGAATGGTGGACCACTTCATTCAAGAATTCAAGAGGAAGTTTAAGAAAGACATATCTGGAAATCCGAGAGCTCTTAGGAGATTGAGGACTGGCTGTGAGAGGGCTAAGAGGATTCTCTCAACCACTGCTCAGACAACTGTTGAGGTTGATTGTTTGTTTGAGGGTATTGATTTCTCCTCAACCATTACCCGTGCCAGATTTGCGGAGTTGAACATGGATCTTTTCAGAAAGTGTATGGAGCCTGTTGAGAAGTGTTTGAGGGATGGCAATATGGACAAGAGCAGTGTACATGATGTGGTTCTTGTTGGTGGTTCGACTAGGATTCCAAAGGTACAGCAGTTGTTGGAGGAATTCTTCAATGGTAAGGAGCTTTGTAAGAGCTTAAACCCAGATGAGGCTGTTGCTTATGGGGCAGCTGTACATGCTGCAATTTTAAATGGAACTTTGGATGATCTTGTGCTATTGGATGTTACCCCTTTGTCAATTGGAATTGAAACTGTTAGAGAGTTTATGACTGTTCTGATCCCAAGGAACACTACTATTCCTACAAAGGAGGAGGATGTGTTCACCACTTACTCTGACAACCAGACCAGTGTCCCGATGCATGTGTATGAGG includes:
- the LOC136226092 gene encoding heat shock cognate 70 kDa protein-like — protein: MARKEEAPAIGIDLGTTYSCVGVWQHGKVEIIVNDQGFRTTPSYVAFTDTERLIGDAAKYQVDMNPINTVFDAKRLIGRKYSDATVQSDMMLWPFTVVAGPGDKPMIVVTYKGEEKQLSAEEISSMVLIKMREIAEAYLGTTVRNAVVTVPAYFNDSQRQATKDAGVIAGLNVMRIINEPTAAAIGYGLDNKASSFREKNVLIFDLGGGTFDVSLLTIEEGTIEVKSTAGDTHLGGEDFDNRMVDHFIQEFKRKFKKDISGNPRALRRLRTGCERAKRILSTTAQTTVEVDCLFEGIDFSSTITRARFAELNMDLFRKCMEPVEKCLRDGNMDKSSVHDVVLVGGSTRIPKVQQLLEEFFNGKELCKSLNPDEAVAYGAAVHAAILNGTLDDLVLLDVTPLSIGIETVREFMTVLIPRNTTIPTKEEDVFTTYSDNQTSVPMHVYEGERARTKDNNLLGKFTLYGIPPAPRGVPRITVCFDIDADGILNVSAEDKKTGLKKKVTITNDKGRLSKEEIEKMIEEAEKYKAEDEEYKKKIGARNALENYVYSMRNTVRDEKISRKLAPYVKKKIEDAIEKAFEWLDANKLGEADEFEHKMDELESISAPMIAMIIG